From a single Candidatus Sysuiplasma acidicola genomic region:
- a CDS encoding serine hydrolase: MVSSLKTQLDGLLSQSTSDGSFPGAVALVSKHGKVEYKGVFGKSSIVPEEREMREDSIFDLASLTKVVATTPAVLQLLESGKLSLSDTVSSFFSDIDWSGGNSKATVEDLLCHSSGFYGYYPFHRHAGAGGVVIRTIASLPPLYEPGKGEIYSDLDFILLGRIVEKVSARPLDVYCRDNVFLPLGMHDTLFNPPSSLSDRFVTTEVYPDRTGFGTVHDENAHAMGGVSGHAGLFSTADDLMKYCSAVLNWGEFQGKRILSARVAEEMVRQRRPAIGGTYGLGWQLHTGTYVGPFGDLFPVWSFGHTGFTGTMLWMDRKSGVSSVLLTNRVHPTRNNHAILRCRRLFNNIVAASLIDS; encoded by the coding sequence TTGGTATCTTCATTAAAGACTCAGCTGGATGGACTTTTGAGCCAGAGCACTTCCGACGGCTCGTTTCCCGGAGCTGTTGCGCTCGTTTCCAAGCATGGTAAGGTTGAATACAAAGGTGTCTTCGGTAAATCTTCAATCGTTCCAGAAGAAAGGGAAATGAGGGAAGATTCTATCTTCGACCTGGCGTCGCTGACAAAAGTCGTGGCCACGACACCCGCAGTGCTCCAGCTCCTGGAAAGCGGAAAACTATCCCTCTCAGATACAGTCTCGAGTTTCTTCAGCGACATTGACTGGAGCGGTGGAAATTCCAAAGCAACTGTCGAGGACCTTCTCTGCCATTCGTCCGGTTTCTATGGTTATTATCCGTTTCACAGACACGCGGGTGCCGGCGGGGTCGTCATCAGAACCATTGCCTCCCTGCCTCCCTTATACGAGCCCGGAAAAGGGGAGATATACAGCGATCTGGATTTCATCCTGCTTGGCAGGATTGTCGAGAAGGTGAGTGCCAGGCCGCTGGATGTTTATTGCCGGGACAATGTCTTTTTACCGCTTGGCATGCATGACACTTTATTCAATCCGCCTTCGTCGCTAAGCGACAGATTCGTCACAACCGAGGTTTATCCCGATCGCACCGGATTCGGTACCGTGCATGATGAAAACGCTCACGCTATGGGTGGCGTTTCTGGTCATGCCGGTCTCTTCTCCACTGCAGACGATCTGATGAAATACTGCTCCGCTGTGCTAAACTGGGGCGAATTCCAGGGGAAGAGAATACTATCCGCGCGCGTAGCAGAGGAGATGGTCAGGCAGAGACGTCCAGCGATCGGCGGCACCTACGGCCTGGGATGGCAGCTGCACACCGGCACATACGTCGGTCCTTTCGGCGATTTGTTTCCGGTGTGGAGTTTCGGACATACCGGATTCACAGGAACTATGCTGTGGATGGACAGGAAGAGCGGCGTGTCCTCTGTACTCCTCACAAACCGCGTTCATCCGACCAGGAATAATCATGCGATTCTGAGGTGCAGAAGACTCTTCAACAACATCGTCGCCGCCTCACTGATAGATTCCTGA
- a CDS encoding D-alanyl-D-alanine carboxypeptidase → MGGKVDSTGNVIGKSLTGISFPSARVYLNRRKLFTPASNTKLYTSWFACKSLGEDATFHSEYSVVDGRLYFRPLGNPLLDESSMAEVVEYCEDMKIREIILETGHIRAPRYPGSWNFDDMGHAWGAPISDVCFHENAIAATFDCLDAPPSKTMPASSIHSFIFSQSVSEPQIHERKIVLPAGFKGNFSFSILEPEDFLLHWISDNLGSSRSRRKLRIGRFRGEPQIVCSRTLAQVLHRLNKVSSNVIAELLLLHAARPSGRDASTAEASELMRMSLAASGISDAWLFDGSGLTRGNLVSPAGTVKLLRMIANLPSVVSSLPVGGTDGTLKERKLSRAIRAKTGSLGGVQTLSGFAGNEPFSVMVNHFPESEDADGFVKDWIDGLIMSLVR, encoded by the coding sequence ATGGGCGGAAAAGTTGACAGCACCGGGAACGTGATTGGCAAATCGCTGACGGGCATCTCATTCCCGTCAGCCCGTGTTTACCTGAACAGGCGGAAACTCTTCACGCCTGCATCAAACACGAAACTGTACACTTCATGGTTTGCCTGCAAGTCGCTGGGTGAGGATGCAACCTTTCATTCCGAATATTCCGTTGTCGACGGACGCCTGTACTTCAGACCGCTGGGTAATCCCCTGCTCGACGAATCGTCCATGGCCGAGGTGGTGGAATACTGTGAGGACATGAAGATACGTGAAATTATACTGGAGACCGGCCACATCCGTGCTCCCAGATATCCAGGCTCCTGGAATTTCGATGATATGGGGCATGCATGGGGTGCGCCGATATCCGATGTATGCTTTCATGAAAATGCTATCGCTGCGACCTTCGACTGTCTGGATGCTCCTCCTTCCAAAACCATGCCGGCAAGCAGCATACATTCTTTCATCTTCAGCCAGTCTGTCAGCGAGCCGCAGATCCATGAGCGGAAGATTGTGCTTCCAGCCGGCTTCAAAGGCAATTTTTCCTTCTCAATACTGGAGCCGGAGGATTTTCTCCTGCACTGGATTTCGGACAATCTCGGCAGCAGCCGTTCACGCAGAAAACTGCGCATAGGCAGATTCAGGGGAGAGCCTCAAATTGTCTGTAGCCGCACTCTAGCCCAGGTGCTCCACCGCCTGAACAAAGTGTCTTCCAATGTAATCGCCGAGCTCCTTCTGCTCCACGCGGCGAGGCCTTCGGGCAGGGACGCATCCACTGCCGAAGCTTCGGAGCTTATGCGCATGTCGCTTGCCGCATCAGGCATAAGCGATGCATGGCTTTTCGACGGTTCCGGTCTTACACGGGGAAACCTGGTTTCGCCTGCCGGAACAGTAAAACTGCTCCGAATGATTGCAAATTTACCTTCTGTTGTTTCATCGTTGCCGGTGGGTGGCACTGACGGCACGCTGAAGGAAAGGAAACTGAGCAGAGCAATCAGGGCAAAGACAGGCTCGCTCGGAGGCGTTCAGACGCTGTCAGGTTTTGCCGGAAATGAACCGTTTTCAGTCATGGTCAATCATTTTCCTGAATCCGAAGATGCCGATGGTTTTGTCAAGGACTGGATTGACGGGCTCATAATGTCTCTTGTGCGCTGA
- the nagA gene encoding N-acetylglucosamine-6-phosphate deacetylase — MKISDVDIYCPDGQFRHGSITCSGGVIRSLDFDGAETARKGRRRTHLLVPGFIDIHVHGSCGRDFLEGTGALKEASGCMTANGVTTFLPTFAAAPRELLVRALSSLPGAQAMGAEAHSFHLEGPFINPLQKGAQNPAFMRMPDIDELEGYMKRSRGRVSLVTVAPELEGSERLIRYCTENGIRTSIGHTLAPYETAVRSFDWGVTISNHTYNAMGLFHHRKPGTVGAVLVSDSVYCELIADGVHVSEGGIRLLLRSKSPDRIILVTDAIMAQNAGDGRYRGDAFSFTVDKGVARLDDGTLAGSTLTMDRALRNMCSLASIDVETAIPMLTSNPAEALGLTDRGQIAVGKRADLVLLDRQMRVTETYCAGRKTFSA; from the coding sequence ATGAAAATAAGCGATGTCGACATATACTGCCCTGATGGACAGTTCAGACACGGCAGCATAACTTGTTCCGGCGGTGTCATCCGTTCACTGGATTTTGACGGCGCGGAAACAGCCCGGAAAGGGAGGCGTCGCACTCATCTGCTAGTTCCCGGCTTCATAGATATTCATGTCCATGGCAGCTGCGGAAGAGACTTTCTTGAAGGAACGGGAGCACTGAAGGAGGCATCTGGCTGCATGACAGCAAACGGCGTTACCACGTTCCTGCCCACATTTGCCGCGGCGCCACGCGAGCTGCTGGTCAGGGCACTCTCCTCTCTTCCCGGTGCACAGGCGATGGGAGCGGAGGCGCACTCATTCCATCTGGAGGGACCGTTCATCAATCCACTGCAGAAGGGGGCGCAGAATCCAGCATTTATGAGGATGCCCGATATTGATGAACTTGAAGGATATATGAAACGTTCCCGCGGACGGGTTTCGCTTGTCACGGTTGCTCCGGAGCTGGAAGGTTCGGAACGCCTGATAAGATACTGTACAGAAAATGGAATAAGAACGTCAATAGGACATACACTGGCTCCGTACGAGACAGCTGTCAGGTCGTTTGACTGGGGCGTCACGATTTCAAACCACACGTATAATGCCATGGGACTCTTTCACCATAGAAAGCCGGGGACCGTCGGCGCAGTGCTTGTCTCTGACAGCGTATACTGTGAACTCATTGCAGACGGAGTGCATGTTTCCGAAGGAGGGATACGACTGCTGCTGAGGTCCAAATCACCGGACAGGATTATACTCGTAACAGACGCAATCATGGCACAGAATGCCGGAGACGGAAGATACAGGGGGGATGCGTTCAGCTTCACAGTGGACAAGGGGGTCGCGAGACTGGATGACGGAACGCTTGCCGGCAGCACACTGACAATGGACCGGGCGCTCAGGAACATGTGTTCGCTTGCATCAATCGATGTTGAGACTGCAATACCAATGCTCACTTCAAACCCCGCAGAAGCTCTTGGCCTGACAGACAGGGGACAGATCGCGGTGGGCAAGAGGGCTGACCTTGTACTGCTGGACAGACAGATGCGTGTTACAGAAACATACTGTGCAGGAAGAAAAACATTCTCAGCGTGA